TGGTCGCCTGCAGTCCGGTTCGTACGACGAGCGTCGGTTCACGCTCGATGTCGGGCAAGGCCTCACGTCGCAAGTCGCGGCGCGCGTGAATGCCTTGCACGAGAAAAGTGGCTCCTATCGCGACTTCGTCTCGAATGAGAAGAGCGGTGTCAGTCCAACGGTCGCGCTGCTCGCCGGCAAGACCATGCTACGCGCGGGCGTGGAGCACTTCGTCGATTCGCGCACCGTCGACCGCGGCATCCCATCGGCCAACGGTCGCCCGTCTGCACTTGACTGGCGCACCTTCGTCGGCGATCCGGATCGCAGTCGCTCGTCCATGACCGTAGACGGCGCGCATGTGGTCGCCGAATACGACAACACTCGTGGTTTCACCCTGCGCACGCATACCCGTGCCATGCGGTACGACAAGTTCTATCAGAACGTGTTCGCGTCGAGCGCGGTGAATGCCGCCGGTACGCAGGTCAACCTTGGCGCCTACAGTACCGCCACGGACCGTCGCAGCCTGTTCAATCAGAGCGATCTCGTCTACACGTCGCGCCATGGCGGTATTCGGCAGACTCTCATGACCGGCACCGAGTTCAGTCGCCAAGCCACCGAGAACGTGCGACTCACCGGCTACTTCGACAACACGTCGACCTCACGCACGGTGCCGTTGAACGCGACGACGGTGGCGTCGCCGGTGACCTTCCGAGCCAGCGCGACCGACGCCGACAACGACGCCGTGGCCAACGTGGCGGCCGTGTTCGCGCAGGAGCAGTTGCACGTGGGCGATCATGTGCAGGTCGTGCTCGGCGCGCGATACGATCGATTCGCCGTGCGCGTGCGTGACCATCGCACCGATGCGGTCACGCAGCGCACGGACTATCTGCTCTCACCACGTGGTGGGGTTGTCTTCACGCCAAGTCGCACGGTATCGCTGTACGGCTCGGTTGGAATTTCGTCTCTGCCGAGTGCGGGCGATCAGTTCTCGTCACTCTCGGCGAGCGCGTCCACGCTCAAGCCCGAGCAGTTCCGCAACCGCGAAGTGGGCGTGAAGTGGACGCCGACTGAGGCGCTGGAGCTCAACACCGCTTTGTATCGCGTCGACCGAACCAACAGCGCGGCGCCGGACCCGAGCAATGCGGCATTGCTGGTGCAGACCGGTGCGCAGCGCACCAACGGCGTCGAGGTCGGCGTCACGGGTGCGGTGACGTCGCGATGGAACGTGGTGGGTGGATTGGCCGTGCAGGACGCGCGGATCCTGAATCGCACCTCGGCGGCGCGCGCCGGTGCCTCGGTGCCGCTGGTGCCCCGCACGACTGTCTCACTCTGGAATAAGGTGAGAGTGTCGTCCCGCGCGTCGCTGGGCGCTGGCGTGGTGCACCAGGGTGACCGGTATGCCGCCGTCGACAATAGCGTGCGCCTGCCGGCCTTTACGCGCGTCGATGGCGGACTCTTCGTGTCGCTCCCGCTCTCACTCACCATGCAGGCCAACGTCGAAAACGTGCTCGGCACGCGCTACTCGGCGACGTCCCATGGCAACAACAACATCATGCCGGGAGCACCGCGCACCGTTCGGCTGTCACTGTTCGTGATGCCGTGAGGTGAGGGAACGACCGTGCCGCCAAGGGTGTGATTCCTTGCGCACGTCTTGAACCCTCACCAAACCGTGCCATATTTCCAGATTGCACACGCGCCCGGCCGGAAACGGCCGGGCGCGCGCCTTTTCTGTCCCGCTTCAGTGGACCCGCGCATGTTTCAGGAACTCATCGCCAAGATGGCGCGTGAAGTCGAAAAGCTCTCCTACGAGCTCAACGTCACGCTTCCCTTTGAAATCCGGAAGGCCGTCGAACTCGGCGACCTGAAGGAGAACAGCGAGTACAAGGCGGCACTGGAGCGTCAGCAGTTCGTGCAGGCGCGGCTTGGACAGCTCACGCAGCGCGTGACCAAGCTTGCGAACATCGATATTGCGCAGATCTCGGCCGATCGCGTGGGCCTCGGAAGCCAGGTCATCGTCGAAGACGAAGAGACGAAGGCACGCGAGTCGTACGAGTTGGTGTTCGGCGACGCGGGCGAGCTGCAGGACGGACATGTCACGATGGCGTCGCCGATCGGGCTGGCGCTGCAGGGCAAGGCCGTCGGCGAGCAGACCATCTTCAAGCTGCCCAAGAAAATCCGTCGGCTGGTGATCGTGGAGCTCAAGACGATTCACGAACGCAGCGCTGACGAACTCGCCTGATTCGCCTGAACCCGATTTCCCCCGTCGCTGGAGCCCTGTGATGCAGCGTGCCGAATACACCGCTCGCGGCCCCGTGCCGCAGGACGTCATCGAGTGCGTCGACCGTGAAACGCCGACGCCCAAGGCGGGTGAAGTCCTGATCGAGATGCTGGCGGCACCGATCAATCCGTCGGACGTGCTCACGCTGACGGGCCAATACGGGCTGCTGCCGCCGCTGCCCGCCATCGGCGGCAACGAAGGGATCGGCCGCGTAGCGGCGCTCGGCGATGGGGTCACGTCTGTGAGCGTGGGCCAACGCGTCTTGTTGCCGGTCGGTGCCGGCACGTGGGCATCGCATCTCGTCGCGCAAGCCGCGGGACTCATTCCGTTGCCGCCGGTCGGCGACCCGCTGCAGCTGGCGATGATGACGGTGAATCCGCCCACCGCTTCGCTGCTGCTCTCTGAGTTCATCGCGCTGGCGCCAGGCGACTGGGTCATTCAGAACGCGGCGAACAGCGGCGTGGGCGAGTATGTCATTCAGCTCGCCAAACGTCGTGGCTTTCGCACGGTGAACGTGGTGCGGCGCCAGGATGCGATCGCCCCGTTGCAAGCCTTGGGTGGCGACGTGGTGTTGGTAGACGGTCCCGATCTCGCGACGCGTGTGGCGGAAGCCACCGGTAATGCGAAGATCCGCCTCGGCTTCGATTGCGTGGGCGGCAGCGCCACCGATCGCATCGCTCGCAGTCTGGCCATCGGTGGCACCGTGGTGAACTACGGTGCGCTCAGCGGCGAGGCGTGCAAGATCGCGCCGGGCTCCTTCGTGTTTCGCGACGTCACGCTGCGCGGGTTCTGGCTGGCGTTCTGGTTCCGGAATGCCACGGTCGAGCAGCAACGCACGCTGTTCACTGACATTGCGACGTTGGTTGCCACAGGCGCCTTGGCCGCGAGTGTTCAGGAAACGTTTCCGCTGTCGCGCATCAAGGACGCTGTGGCGGCTGCTGCGAGCGGCGGTCGGCGCGGCAAAATTCTGCTGGTCCCGTAGGCGCCTGGCGATCGGCACTGGTTTCGTTGGCACCGCAAACCAACGGCCTTACCGCGAATTGACACGAATCGTCGCTGATGAACGGCAACTACATCGGCTGGCGGCGTCGCGGGGCATAGAATCCGTGTGTTGTTCGCGGAGATTCGCGGTGACGCGGCTTGTTTAAATAGAAAACAAACTGCCTGACCGCGAAGTGACACGAATCGTCACTGATGAACAGCAATCACATCGGCTGGCGGCGTCGCGGCGAATAGAATCCGTGTATTGTTCACGGAGATCCGCGGTAAAGCGGTTTGTTTTAATCGAAAACAAACTACCTTACCGCGAATTGACACGAATCGTCGCTGATGAACAGCAACGACATCGGCTGG
This region of Gemmatimonas groenlandica genomic DNA includes:
- a CDS encoding TonB-dependent receptor; its protein translation is MPIALLLAAVVATAPLVQDSTRTPRTAADSAAAQSLSAVRVSAERASRTAYRVTRTRSSTRTLTPLREVPQAITVLGPQVLRDLGLQTMARAMEYVPGVTMGQGEGHRDAPTIRGQSTTADFFVDGVRDDAQYFRDSYNVSQIEALKGANALAFGRGGGGGVINRVMKQAEWTPTRGGRLQSGSYDERRFTLDVGQGLTSQVAARVNALHEKSGSYRDFVSNEKSGVSPTVALLAGKTMLRAGVEHFVDSRTVDRGIPSANGRPSALDWRTFVGDPDRSRSSMTVDGAHVVAEYDNTRGFTLRTHTRAMRYDKFYQNVFASSAVNAAGTQVNLGAYSTATDRRSLFNQSDLVYTSRHGGIRQTLMTGTEFSRQATENVRLTGYFDNTSTSRTVPLNATTVASPVTFRASATDADNDAVANVAAVFAQEQLHVGDHVQVVLGARYDRFAVRVRDHRTDAVTQRTDYLLSPRGGVVFTPSRTVSLYGSVGISSLPSAGDQFSSLSASASTLKPEQFRNREVGVKWTPTEALELNTALYRVDRTNSAAPDPSNAALLVQTGAQRTNGVEVGVTGAVTSRWNVVGGLAVQDARILNRTSAARAGASVPLVPRTTVSLWNKVRVSSRASLGAGVVHQGDRYAAVDNSVRLPAFTRVDGGLFVSLPLSLTMQANVENVLGTRYSATSHGNNNIMPGAPRTVRLSLFVMP
- a CDS encoding GreA/GreB family elongation factor; this translates as MFQELIAKMAREVEKLSYELNVTLPFEIRKAVELGDLKENSEYKAALERQQFVQARLGQLTQRVTKLANIDIAQISADRVGLGSQVIVEDEETKARESYELVFGDAGELQDGHVTMASPIGLALQGKAVGEQTIFKLPKKIRRLVIVELKTIHERSADELA
- a CDS encoding zinc-dependent alcohol dehydrogenase family protein, with protein sequence MQRAEYTARGPVPQDVIECVDRETPTPKAGEVLIEMLAAPINPSDVLTLTGQYGLLPPLPAIGGNEGIGRVAALGDGVTSVSVGQRVLLPVGAGTWASHLVAQAAGLIPLPPVGDPLQLAMMTVNPPTASLLLSEFIALAPGDWVIQNAANSGVGEYVIQLAKRRGFRTVNVVRRQDAIAPLQALGGDVVLVDGPDLATRVAEATGNAKIRLGFDCVGGSATDRIARSLAIGGTVVNYGALSGEACKIAPGSFVFRDVTLRGFWLAFWFRNATVEQQRTLFTDIATLVATGALAASVQETFPLSRIKDAVAAAASGGRRGKILLVP